The following nucleotide sequence is from Aquarana catesbeiana isolate 2022-GZ linkage group LG08, ASM4218655v1, whole genome shotgun sequence.
CAAGCTACAAGATGATTCAGCTTATGATAAACAGGCATCAGAAGTTGAAAATGTTTGTAATAATGATCAGGCATATGTACCAAGGTCAACGACAGAAGAACAGGCTAAAGAGGATTTTTTTAGAAATACTTCTGATAACTATTTATGTTTGAACTCCCCATCACACCATGTAATACCATGTAAAGTATTTGAAAATGCAGAAATTCCTACAGAAGACACCCACACAGATAAAAATATCCATAACCAATATATGTCATCTCCCCATCTCAGTCCTATTGAACATAGTCTTAAAAAACACATAGAAGATCCTATACCAAATCTTTATCTTAAAGAAGATACAAGTGTAAACGTGGAACAAAAACAGGATGCACCTATTGAACCAGTTTGGGGGCAAAATGGAGAGGAATTTCCTCTACAAGAAGAAAATATTAAACCTGACAGCAAGCAGGAGGATCCATCAGATACAGTTTCTAATCAAACAAGTGTTTTCTTGGAACAATATGTGAAAAATGCACAAAGCTACACAAGGCAATCTTTAGACTCCAAAGAGGATGTAAATCAGTGTTTAACTGAAAGTGATGAAGGTggaaaacaaaagataaaaaatgataGCCTAAAGTATGATTTACAATACTATGCTGTTAGCAATGACAATATAGAGAGCAGCAGAGAGCAGCATGAAATACTAAAAGAAGAGACTGAAGTGAAAGTAGAAGTTAGAGAGCTATTAGCAAGTGATAAGCAAGGTGAAGAAAGTTCAAATGCAGAAGGGATTAAAAGACCATCTAGCATAATTCATTTCAAACCAAACTTGTTTAACATAAAAGACAACAAAATTAAATCATCACCTGTCACAAAATCAGTGAGGCCTCTATTAAGAAGTCTTTCAGAAGACTGCCTAATTTTCCACAAATTAGAAGACTATAGCTTTACAATAAGTAAAGGAGATCTTAGAGTAACATTACCTAGTTCATGGGAAAACAGGGATTCCAAAATAGACATAAGTAAAACAAGAAATATGCCAGCAACTAATGATAAACATTGGAAGCATGTAGCTACACATCCTGTATTAGAGACTTCAGATCACAACAACAGAGAATACAATCAAATAAAATCACAATATGAAGAAAGAGAAATTCAGGAGCAGCCCTGCTGCGTGACTcccgattggagaaagaaaaaagaggaaactgCAGAATTAGTCAAAATGAATAATAGCCCTGATATGAATTCACCATTGCTTGATAGGCCATTTTTTCATCCAGTTGAAACCTTTGTCTCAGAGGTGACTGGGCTGTCACCTGAATGCAACACCCTGCTTGTGCAACACGCAAGTGACTCCATAAAGGTAAATGGAGAACATGCAAGCTCTCCACTTCTTGACAGTACAAATTATTCTCCACTTGACAATGGACTCCTACAGCTAGAAGATGCTACTTCTTTTTTAGAAGACATTGCCTTTTCAACTATAACCAGCCCCATGTCAGAAAGTATTACTTGCTCTATGGTAGCTAGTCCCATGTCTGTTAATACACAAAGCTCTGGTTTTACTACAGCTCTTTCTGCATTAGAAGATATGCCAAGCCCACCTTTACCATGTGTAAACTTAAGAAATGAAAAGCCTAACCTCCCAATCAATGATGTGATAAATATAGTCCCTACTCTCTCTGACAATTTGAAGAACAACACTAGTGAGTGCATAAAGCAGCCACAGCAAAAAGCACCAAGCATAGACTCTCTAAATAAAGCTCATGCTGATTCTGCAAAACCACCAACGGTTCCTCCCAAAACTGAGAAAGCACTACGTCGTGCCAAACGCCTGACCAAAAAACGCAGAAAAACCGAAATCCCTCCAAAGATAAAGGAAGGGGATTTTCAAGAGTCTGATTTTGTACTGGATGTTCCATCTCCGGCCAATATCATCGCACCGTCAATTACACAACAATCAGATTTAAATGTGGGATCCTGCATATCACGTACACTACAGCAAGAGGGGTCAATTTCTGAAGCCTCAACCCCATCTCTTCCAATTACTCAACGCAAACTTTTGCAGGACCCTGATTCTGGACAGTATTTTGTGGTGGACATTCCGGTCCATTTCcgaattaaaacattttttgatccAGAAACAGGAAAATACCTGCAAATGTCCTTACCTCCATCAGAAAGATCAACTCCAACATTGGAAATGTCAAACAGTCCATTTATGTTGTATCAAGGCCTTGCCCCAGTACCAGTTACATCCATATCATCACTAAAAAGAGCTCCACATatgttaaatcacactagtttgtACATTGGAGGGAAGTCTGGGGCATGGCATGAAGGAGAAGCTGACTGCTTAAAAATGCAGCAATCCATAGACTGTGATTCATGCGACCA
It contains:
- the LG08H10orf71 gene encoding cardiac-enriched FHL2-interacting protein produces the protein MHMLRYKKHKRHADGLAGSGVGVMDDTDQEVSSFTDRAFRSLCVAEEEPFSDVPHIPSPIRGMPLSTKYHLGIFNLSVRKTQPLAQLPTISRLRGKWAPTFQPLLNCANDGLIVAKTNTNKLCVPLPTGYKPCSKVSSLIKSFYNIENERPEQDGVSPSKCIPRCKMNMEQISSEHSELNNETLESINPDDMSLHEQRNLHRRTAREVFLESQEEICPRPTAPPCSSGSPLQDQAKKLANQKQSLRKTAFLHSENSAFKSWSDINKRHYGGDNTDSPVPGTPPILRSATPCSPLLQRTTTGVRARDAGIEVGWASPASTLSNNLDAIQMLRTVPPLPSKRMTKQGRESSHRVPKVHAVEKIQAEDMQIDLGYQSPKEQLCILAKSNSPKKLNQSLTTNQGKETVSKTSHPLSKQNEESQEKVDLSKEDRKSEIPAKADEIKLTNKPMPPSGRIKTLIQQIEKESVTDIVPLHLTEKKQGLKDSNEVCVETLPSTLHAKHPDSTLPSNSNACVPPWRRMNIHKIEMEDKLLNKCLSMKECTTEQSNENMTANEEVSLEDKPSISSFNITNLLTPVIIRKNIQEALKEQPIAITPLPADTMTLNDQDQKEISLYRKRNEYKSKATGLLFNLKDMRKRVKSTYNPSTNLRNGYENNYIADGKLQDDSAYDKQASEVENVCNNDQAYVPRSTTEEQAKEDFFRNTSDNYLCLNSPSHHVIPCKVFENAEIPTEDTHTDKNIHNQYMSSPHLSPIEHSLKKHIEDPIPNLYLKEDTSVNVEQKQDAPIEPVWGQNGEEFPLQEENIKPDSKQEDPSDTVSNQTSVFLEQYVKNAQSYTRQSLDSKEDVNQCLTESDEGGKQKIKNDSLKYDLQYYAVSNDNIESSREQHEILKEETEVKVEVRELLASDKQGEESSNAEGIKRPSSIIHFKPNLFNIKDNKIKSSPVTKSVRPLLRSLSEDCLIFHKLEDYSFTISKGDLRVTLPSSWENRDSKIDISKTRNMPATNDKHWKHVATHPVLETSDHNNREYNQIKSQYEEREIQEQPCCVTPDWRKKKEETAELVKMNNSPDMNSPLLDRPFFHPVETFVSEVTGLSPECNTLLVQHASDSIKVNGEHASSPLLDSTNYSPLDNGLLQLEDATSFLEDIAFSTITSPMSESITCSMVASPMSVNTQSSGFTTALSALEDMPSPPLPCVNLRNEKPNLPINDVINIVPTLSDNLKNNTSECIKQPQQKAPSIDSLNKAHADSAKPPTVPPKTEKALRRAKRLTKKRRKTEIPPKIKEGDFQESDFVLDVPSPANIIAPSITQQSDLNVGSCISRTLQQEGSISEASTPSLPITQRKLLQDPDSGQYFVVDIPVHFRIKTFFDPETGKYLQMSLPPSERSTPTLEMSNSPFMLYQGLAPVPVTSISSLKRAPHMLNHTSLYIGGKSGAWHEGEADCLKMQQSIDCDSCDQSMADTPQSMDRNAGKTRSPDIISMRDIDDFAMEAIS